The sequence AGAATAGAACCAAAAAGGGCAATTTGCTCTCCTTTTTGATAGCTGGCAGGTTCAAATTTAAACTCAATCTTGTGTGAACCTTTAGGAATTAACATCGCACGAAGTGTATAATCAGCCCTAAAATAATCAATTTGTTTACCATCTAAATATGCATTCCATCCTTTATCGTAATAAATTTCTGAAAAGACAGCAATTTTATCACTTTGTGAATAAGAATTATAAACCAAGTGATTGGGCAGGTAACTTTCCATTATTATTGCTGATGAATCATTATTTAATGTGATTGAGCCAATTGTATTTTTAAATCTTTTATCAATAACTACAGTGTTTTCGCTGTCAAATGCTTTCAAAGCTTCTAATTCTGTATTTGCATCATCAGCCCAAAGAATAGTATTAGCGAACCAAGCAGAACCATTTGCCGAGGAGTTAACTAGAGGTGCTGCATTTGGATTGTAAATAATATATTTGGTATTAAGCATATTTAAAACAGGAGTCTGATAGAATACTTTTCTGATGCTTTCTTCGCTAGGCTTATTCTGTAATGTAGAGGTTATTTTTCCAATTTCATTTGTCAATATATGACTTATCAAATCTTGATAGCGACCCAATTTAGCAGAATGATAACCGCCAATGGATTTGTGGAAATAAGAAACACTGGCATCATTAAATGGATTATTCAGGTTTAGCACCCTATAATCAAGGCTTTTATCTTTTAGAATTAATTTATCAGCCTGACTAAGTTGATATGGTTTATCAACTATGCGAGCACGTTCAAAATTTTCGTCATTTACATAGCGTTTATTTACCGAGAATAAATCTAAGAGAATCAATATTCCTATCAGAGCAATAAATACATTCTTGGATATTTTTTGATAAGCAAAAGCTGCTATGAGTGTTAAAGATGCGAAAATGAACAGAAAACTTCTTAAAGCATCTGCTTTAAAAATACTAATACGTGCTAATTCGATATTGGCTATAATGGCATCTAATTGTGGATTATTCTGGCCACTAAAAAATTGAGCTTTCTCCATATCACTGAAAAAGGAAAATATACCGGGAGCAAGATAAAAGAGTAAACTTAAACCTCCTGAAAAAATGAAGGCAATACCAATAGAATTTCTGTATTGTAAAATATTTTTCGGATTTTTAACCAATTCCCAAAGAGCCAAAATTGCCAAAAGAGGAATAGTAAATTCAGCAATAATTAAAGTCATACTAACCGCTCTAAACTTATTATACAGTGGTATATAATCCATAAAAAAATCGGTGAGAGGCATAAAGTTTTTACCCCAAGCTAAAGCTAAAGAAAGAATAGTAGCTAGCAATAATCCCCATTTTAAATTTCCTTTTACAATAAGTAAACCCAAGAGAAATAGGAAAATGATAATGGCTCCTACATATGTTGGTCCAGCCATAAACGGCTGATTACCCCAATAGGCAGAAATATAGTTCTGAGAAATTACTTGTTTGTATTGTGGATCAACTTGATCCATTGCTTTTTTGTTGGAAGCTAAAGCTCCCGATGTTCCACCTTTAATATTTGGAATAAGTAGACTCCAGCTTTCGGCTATACCATAACTCCACTGTGTTGCATAGTCTTTATCAAGTCCGCTTGTTTGGTTATTCTCATCAATTTTGAGTTCTGATTTTCCGCGCATCGATTGAGCAGAATATTCCATAGTAACCAATAGGTTAGTGATATTGGGTAGAACGGCTAAAATAGCAGCGACTACAAGAACTGCTGTTGCTTTTCCGAATTGAGG is a genomic window of Bacteroidales bacterium containing:
- a CDS encoding YfhO family protein; its protein translation is MDTAFLKKALPYLAAIILFIVLAFSFLTPVLQGKKLKQHDITVFKGMSKEISDFRTKTNKEPLWTNSMFGGMPAYQISTLYPNNWIKKIDTLIKLGLPHPVNLIFLYFLGFFILLIVLRVNPWLAIVGAIGFGFSSYFIIILGAGHNSKAHAIAYMAPVIAGIILTYRGKYLLGGVLTALFAALEITANHLQITYYLLLLIIVLVLFIFFDHLKNKTLPQFGKATAVLVVAAILAVLPNITNLLVTMEYSAQSMRGKSELKIDENNQTSGLDKDYATQWSYGIAESWSLLIPNIKGGTSGALASNKKAMDQVDPQYKQVISQNYISAYWGNQPFMAGPTYVGAIIIFLFLLGLLIVKGNLKWGLLLATILSLALAWGKNFMPLTDFFMDYIPLYNKFRAVSMTLIIAEFTIPLLAILALWELVKNPKNILQYRNSIGIAFIFSGGLSLLFYLAPGIFSFFSDMEKAQFFSGQNNPQLDAIIANIELARISIFKADALRSFLFIFASLTLIAAFAYQKISKNVFIALIGILILLDLFSVNKRYVNDENFERARIVDKPYQLSQADKLILKDKSLDYRVLNLNNPFNDASVSYFHKSIGGYHSAKLGRYQDLISHILTNEIGKITSTLQNKPSEESIRKVFYQTPVLNMLNTKYIIYNPNAAPLVNSSANGSAWFANTILWADDANTELEALKAFDSENTVVIDKRFKNTIGSITLNNDSSAIIMESYLPNHLVYNSYSQSDKIAVFSEIYYDKGWNAYLDGKQIDYFRADYTLRAMLIPKGSHKIEFKFEPASYQKGEQIALFGSIL